From Plasmodium yoelii strain 17X genome assembly, chromosome: 7, one genomic window encodes:
- a CDS encoding PIR protein, with protein MSYRVCDIISAIDNYVDDPKNSKGYNSISHFDYYCPDSNCDTDEKRVCSGFLALLKLFEGIDNNEKIESDKLAEYAILWLSYKLNQKTQNGTTKLYDFYTKHIKTNSKYIQHITDSDKINNDVIENKIKSMNMNIKDISNFYDPFKSLCKMYRELDANNKQCMPCLENVGEFFEKCEKVKNTLDISKGSSYSQLWSSLSNDYDKFKEKYNNVKCGYVPSLVACPRSSVTKNTLIKIAIIFVAASILLGVSYKYSLFGFRKKVKKRLRRKLKSLRRKWLIDI; from the exons ATGTCTTATAGAgtg tGTGATATAATTAGTGCGATTGATAATTATGTTGATGATCCGAAGAACTCGAAAGGATATAATTCTATTAGtcattttgattattattgCCCTGATAGTAACTGTGATACTGATGAAAAAAGAGTTTGTTCTGGTTTTTTAGCATTACTAAAATTGTTTGAGGGtattgataataatgaaaaaatagagAGTGATAAACTTGCTGAATATgctattttatggttaagttataaactaaatcaaaaaacacaaaatggAACCACAAAATTATacgatttttatactaaacatataaaaacaaatagtaAATATATTCAGCATATAACTGATAGTGATAAGATTAATAATGAtgttatagaaaataaaataaaatcgatGAACAtgaatattaaagatatatctaatttttatgatccatttaaatcattatgtaaaaTGTATAGAGAACTTGATGCAAACAATAAACAATGCATGCCATGTTTAGAAAATGTTGgagaattttttgaaaaatgtgaaaaagttaaaaatacTTTGGATATTTCTAAAGGAAGTTCCTATTCACAACTATGGTCtagtttatcaaatgattatgataaatttaaagagaaatataataatgttaagTGTGGTTATGTCCCATCACTTGTAGCTTGTCCACGAAGCTcagtaacaaaaaatacactaattaaaattgcaattatatttgttgcagcatcaattttattgggagtttcttataag tattcgttatttggatttcggaaaaaagttaaaaaacgTTTAAGAAGAAAGCTAAAATCATTAAGAAGAAAATGGTTAATtgatatatga
- a CDS encoding fam-a protein, which produces MNKFYIQIVFFILIISLCVNNKTLATELSPKTYTKYKSKKFTIFKSKKFTIFNSKKYYPVNDNTEEIYQKNKHLLYTDPEETRNACRFINDALKQLEHHATSKDGYKRCCANPYRNIIFYKKKHRGHTIVEKIHYTIYDPNQYNELVNQLWDPDSNLLLNKFSVKKKIVRMYTPNLVMIQQRWKKWPWSREKYFYAIAAKYKISQNKTMIVMASANIIDHNRKNKKYFENKIVESANLFQAEIDSEDDIRNGKLKKMFVNLSGYIIEKRNKHTYITCVDSNDEHGST; this is translated from the exons ATGAAtaagttttatattcaaattgttttttttattttaatcatctCCCTAtgtgtaaataataaaaccctTGCAACGGAGCTTTCTCCAAAAACATATACAAAatacaaatcaaaaaaatttacaatattcaaatcaaaaaaatttacaatattcaattcaaaaaaatattatcctGT cAATGATAATACAGaagaaatatatcaaaaaaacaaGCACCTATTATATACCGATCCCGAAGAAACTCGAAATGCGTGCAGATTTATTAATGAcgctttaaaacaattagaACATCATGCTACAAGTAAAGATGGTTATAAAAGGTGTTGTGCAAATCCTTATcggaatataattttttataaaaaaaagcaTCGAGGTCATACAATTGTTgaaaaaattcattatacAATTTATGATCCGAATCAG TATAATGAACTAGTAAACCAGTTATGGGATCCAGATAGTAacttattattaaataaattctctgttaaaa aaaaaattgtCCGTATGTACACTCCAAATTTAGTAATGATACAACAACGTTGGAAAAAATGGCCATGGTCTCGtgagaaatatttttatgctatAGCTGCAAAATATAAA ataTCACAAAACAAAACTATGATTGTCATGGCTTCAGCAAATATAATTGATCACAAccgtaaaaataaaaaatattttgaaaataaaatagtagaAAGTGCAAATTTATTTCAAGCTGAAATTGATTCTGAAGATGATATTAGaaatggaaaattaaaaaaaatgtttgttAACTTAAGTGGATAcattattgaaaaaagaaacaaaCATACTTATATCACATGTGTCGACTCT aaTGATGAACATGGTTCCACTTAA
- a CDS encoding PIR protein: MDKTLCEHFDTLRNYLRDDLENYASVDFNQNKDIKYYCSSGESGKTECKTDLDKINAGCLWLFEQLFLKNKKNTNTVQYIIIWLSYKLNQKTYDEAKDLNDFYKKCIENNRHYTSCNNDSGDCSKQLEENTGYNNYKEIINGRMNLLSTNIKNMPKIYDAFKLLCNIYTELGGSNTQNNKYLENASEFVKKYNELNNVSDNTKDDAYYQVLTTLSNDYINLKYYCDNNRIDCSSIPSLIPTETDESGVQSSGKSCNVTSPSLSIVNKLILALSIFSVITIFLGIFFKCSLFVLRKRAQKHYLREKLKNIKKRMNH, from the exons aTGGATAAAACCCTG tgTGAACACTTTGATACATTGAGAAACTATTTACGCGATGACTTAGAAAACTATGCATCAGTCGattttaatcaaaataaGGATATTAAGTATTACTGCTCTAGTGGAGAATCAGGGAAAACAGAATGCAAGACTGATctcgataaaataaatgctgGATGCTTATGGTTGTTTGAGCAattgtttttgaaaaataaaaaaaataccaatACTGTTCAATACATTatcatatggttaagttataaactaaATCAAAAGACGTATGACGAAGCCAAGGATCTAAAtgatttttacaaaaaatgtatagaaaataataggCATTATACTAGTTGTAATAATGATAGTGGAGATTGTAGTAAGCAATTAGAAGAGAATACAGGATATAACAATTATAAGGAAATCATAAATGGAAGAATGAATTTGTTGAGtactaatattaaaaatatgcctaaaatttatgatgcatttaaactATTATGTAACATATATACTGAACTTGGTGGAAGCAAcacacaaaataataaatatttagaaaatgctagtgaatttgttaaaaaatataatgaacttAATAATGTTTCTGATAATACTAAAGATGACGCCTATTATCAAGTATTGActacattatcaaatgattatattaatttaaaatattattgtgATAATAATAGGATTGATTGTAGCAGTATTCCATCCCTTATACCGACAGAAACAGATGAAAGTGGTGTGCAAAGTTCTGGAAAGAGTTGTAATGTTACATCACCAAGCTTGTCGATagtaaacaaattaattctAGCTTTATCAATATTCAGTgtaataacaatttttttgggaattttttttaag tgtTCGTTATTTGTATTACGGAAAAGAGCTCAAAAACAttatttaagagaaaagctaaaaaatataaagaagagaatgaatcattaa
- a CDS encoding PIR protein, whose product MNKQVCEKFENLWDKFSDKLDSDNNYIFQKENFLDGYCGSNSCDTDFEKINGGCLYLFNKIFGTSELFKSVANSNINIVEYIMIWLSYMLNLKEQTGSDSNLQFFYSTTIDNDRYKNSIADVTEYKHYKDLIDKKKEFMDISSEKITKLYVLFKSLCNMYTGLNEKNPDCTKYITTANEFVKKYQELYGDSDNTGSSLYRKILHNLSTDYSNFKKKCKNSSSFPSIEATNNFIRTSELTSTQTYEDTPSSSSITTRLFTVLSIFGAIAFFLGISYKYSLFGFRKRFKKQQIREKIKNIKKKMNQ is encoded by the exons ATGAATAAGcaagtg TGTGAAAAGTTCGAGAATCTATGGGATAAATTTTCTGATAAATTGGACAGTGATAATaactatatatttcaaaaagAAAACTTCTTAGATGGTTATTGTGGTAGTAATAGTTGTGATACTGATttcgaaaaaattaatggtggatgtttatatctttttaataaaatatttgggACTTCTGAATTGTTTAAGTCTGTTGCAAATAGTAacatcaatattgttgaatacattatgatatggttaagttatatgttaaacctaaagGAACAAACAGGAAGTGATAGCAatctacaatttttttatagtaCAACTATAGATAATGatagatataaaaattctatagCTGATGTTACAGAGTATAAACattataaggatcttatagataaaaaaaaagaattcaTGGATATTTCTAGTGAAAAAATAACTAAactttatgttttatttaaaagtTTATGTAATATGTATACTGGTTTGAATGAAAAGAATCCAGATTGCAcgaaatatataacaacCGCTAatgaatttgttaaaaaatatcaagaACTTTATGGAGATTCTGATAACACTGGTAGTAgtttatatagaaaaatattacataatttatcaactgattatagtaattttaaaaagaaatgtaaaaatagtTCGTCATTTCCATCGATAGAAGCAACAAACAATTTTATACGCACTTCTGAACTAACTTCTACACAAACTTATGAAGATACaccatcaagttcgtcgataacAACCAGATtatttacagttttatcgatatttggtgcaatagcattttttttaggaatttcttataag tattcgttatttggatttcggaaacgatttaaaaaacaacaaataagagaaaaaataaaaaatataaagaagaaaatgaatcaataa
- a CDS encoding PIR protein translates to MDKDVCGTLLPLRNSISYLENDVSYQFTNDEDFKEHCTDEKCNDNTDKINARCLHIFNTLFKDESAFEKDAKGNIYIVQYILIWLRYILNLTKTEENDSIDSFYKKYIEKDVKYNNNNMKYISGYKCYKDLIDKNNYILSMDKNIISKLYDAFNTLCEIYELDTNSNCTQYSEKANQFVETYKKIIIDHNIGENIRYFYVLINLLTDYDNLKKKCEKFPSTPDIKKIISEATSSSIASKLIPILSILVAIPIFLGIAYKYSLFGFRKRGQKQHLREKLKK, encoded by the exons ATGGATAAGGacgtg TGTGGAACGTTACTTCCTTTAAGGAACTCGATTTCCTATTTGGAAAATGATGTAAGCTATCAATTTACAAATGATGAAGATTTCAAAGAGCACTGTACTGATGAAAAATGTAATGATAATaccgataaaattaatgctaggtgtttacatatttttaatacattaTTTAAGGATGAGTCTGCGTTTGAAAAGGATGCAAAAGGAAACATCTATATTGTTCAATACattttgatatggttaagatatatattaaacCTTACCAAAACTGAAGAAAACGACAGTATAGActctttttataaaaaatatatagagaaAGATGTtaagtataataataataatatgaaatatattagtggttataaatgttataaggatcttatagataaaaataattatattttaagtaTGGATAAGAAcattatatctaaattatatgatgcatttaataCATTATGTGAAATATATGAGCTTGATACAAACTCAAATTGCACGCAATATTCCGAAAAAGCTAATCAATTTGttgaaacatataaaaaaattatcatagaTCATAATATTGGTGAAAATATCCgctatttttatgtattgattaatttattaactgATTAtgacaatttaaaaaaaaaatgtgaaaaattcCCATCCACTccagatataaaaaaaataatttctgAAGCTACATCAAGTTCGATAGCaagcaaattaattccaattttatcgatattagttgcaataccaattttcttgggaattgcttataag tattcgttatttggatttcggaaacgaggtcaaaaacaacatttaagagaaaagctaaaaaaataa
- a CDS encoding PIR protein, with protein MLTSKMCDQFDTIWKAFPDELNSGEYDFKGGSLNRYCPKNNCETNINKIHSGCLWLLKQFYGDSYNFSSNANGNMNIVTYIMTWISYKLNQKKQDGITTFNDFYSNHMQNIEEYKNTINDVDDYSSYIDLMNKKQKLMDIDISDMSKFYNLFKILCNVINNAGKKDVSKTYLEYADEFVTEYQKLINNNNTDTENSSYSQLLSTLSNDYNGFGKNKIGNTSINLPSLPTEKTNENVGISDSKETITVSSSGASESSSKAKISDSDSTLPRPSQVNKLILIPIIFVATLILLGIAYKYSLFGFRKRSQKQYLREKLKK; from the exons ATGTTGACTAGTAAAATG TGTGATCAGTTTGATACTATATGGAAGGCTTTTCCCGATGAATTGAATTCTGGAGAATATGATTTTAAAGGTGGATCGCTCAATAGATACTGCCCTAAAAATAATTGTGAGACTAATATCAATAAGATTCATTCTGGGTGTTTATGGTTATTGAAACAATTTTATGGagattcatataatttttcgaGTAATGCAAATGGAAATATGAATATTGTTACATACATTATGACATGGATAAGTTATAagttaaatcaaaaaaaacaagacGGAATCACCACATTTAACGATTTTTATAGTAATCATATGCAAAATATAGAGGAGTATAAAAATACTATAAATGATGTTGATGATTATAGTAGTTATATTGACcttatgaataaaaaacaaaaattgaTGGATATTGATATTAGTGATATGTCTAAAttctataatttatttaaaatctTATGCAATGTGATTAATAATGCTGGTAAGAAAGACGTTAGCAAAACATATTTAGAATATGCTGATGAATTTGTTACTGAATATCAAAAActcattaataataataatactgaTACTGAAAACAGTTCATACAGTCAAttattgtctacattatcaaatgattataatgggtttggaaaaaacaaaattggTAATACATCAATAAATCTTCCTTCTCTACCAAcagaaaaaacaaatgaaaaTGTTGGAATATCAGATTCTAAAGAAACAATAACTGTCTCCTCGAGTGGAGCGTCAGAATCAAGTTCTAAAGCTAAAATATCAGATTCTGATTCAACATTACCAAGACCATCacaagtaaataaattaattttaattccaattatatttgttgcaacattaattttattaggaattgcatataag tattcattatttggatttcggaaacgatctcaaaaacaatatttaagagagaagctaaaaaaataa
- a CDS encoding PIR protein has protein sequence MDKRVCGILLSVRNSFSDKLDSSGNYHFTMNEGIFKGYCNSNECDNNLKKINAGYLYLLDAFFEDNSVFSSVAKSNINIVDYIMIWLSYVLNLIKNEFNNSLQFFYDTYIKGDDKYKKPIANFTGYSSYKELIEKKNLMSMNIKDISKLYNAFTELCTMHLEFNEEKPDCGKYLTNANNFVEKYKKLKADSSITENSSYNQLLSTLSKDYDNFKNKCSDINCSNISSFPSIEITNNAVLSSQQFSEVTSSSSSISKNLFIVLSIFGAIGFFLGISYKYSLFGFRKRFQKQKLREKLKNIKKRMNH, from the exons ATGGATAAGAgagtg TGTGGAATACTCCTATCTGTAAGGAACTCGTTTTCCGATAAATTAGACAGTAGTGGAAACTATCATTTTACTATGAATGAAGGAATTTTTAAAGGGTATTGTAATAGTAACGAATGTGATAATAAtctcaaaaaaattaatgctggatatttatatttgcttGATGCATTCTTTGAGGATAATTCTGTGTTTAGTTCTGTTGCAAAAAGTAacatcaatattgttgattacattatgatatggttaagctATGTGTTAAACCTAAtcaaaaatgaatttaaCAACAgtctacaatttttttatgatacatatataaagggtgatgataaatataaaaagccTATAGCGAATTTTACAGGATATAGTAGTTATAAGGAacttatagaaaaaaaaaatttgatgagtatgaatattaaagatatatctaaattatataatgcaTTTACTGAATTATGCACGATGCATCTTGAATTTAATGAAGAGAAGCCAGATTGCGGTAAATATTTAACAAATGCCAATAAttttgttgaaaaatataaaaaacttaAGGCAGATTCTAGTATTACTGAAAATAGTTCATATAATCAACTATTGTCTACACTATCAAaggattatgataattttaaaaataaatgtagtGATATTAATTGTTCCAATATTTCATCCTTTCCATCGATAGAAATAACAAACAATGCTGTACTCAGTTCTCAACAATTTTCTGAAgttacatcatcaagttcgtcgatatcAAAGAActtatttatagttttatcgatatttggggCAATAggattttttttaggaatttcttataag tattcgttatttggatttcggaaacgatttcaaaaacaaaaattaagagaaaaactaaaaaatataaagaagagaatgaatcattaa
- a CDS encoding PIR protein gives MDKDVCQTFTALRNSFSYEDKDGSYQFMHDEDFQTYCTNETCVDDTAKINARCLYIFETFFKDKSTFEEDAKGNIYIVQYILIWLSYVLSLIKSEEKGSLNGFYNKYIENGERYKKEINDVTTYKNYKDLIDRNKYLLSMDMSIISKLYDAFSTLCDMYIEFETNSDCDNYIEKAKKFVEIYDKLNEDYNNGKESPYNQLLSTLSNDYNNFKNKCNHFPSLPTYSRKLVIKRTLIPIAFIFVAVSIFLGIAYKYSLLGFRKRSQKQCLRERIKNIKKKLIINKLF, from the exons ATGGATAAGGacgtg TGTCAAACGTTCACTGCTTTAAGGAACTCGTTTTCCTATGAGGACAAAGATGGAAGCTATCAATTTATGCATGATGAAGATTTCCAAACGTACTGTACTAATGAAACTTGTGTTGATGATACCGCTAAAATTAATGCTagatgtttatatatttttgaaacaTTCTTTAAGGATAAGTCTACGTTTGAAGAGGATGCAAAAGGAAACATCTATATTGTTCAATACattttgatatggttaagttatgtGTTAAGCCTGATCAAAAGTGAAGAAAAAGGCAGTCTAAATggattttataataaatatatagaaaatggcGAGAGatataaaaaggaaataaacGATGTTACtacttataaaaattataaggatcttatagataGAAATAAATATCTTTTAAGTATGGATATGAgcattatatctaaattatatgatgcatttagtACATTATGTGACATGTATATTGAGTTTGAAACAAACTCAGATTGCGataattatatagaaaaagcTAAAAAGTTTGTtgaaatatatgataaacttaatgaagattataataatggtaAAGAGAGCCCCTATAATCAATTATTatctacattatcaaatgattataataattttaaaaataaatgtaatcaTTTTCCATCACTTCCAACATATTCACGAAAATTAGTAATAAAAAGGACACTAATTCCAAttgcatttatatttgttgcagtatcaattttcttgggaattgcatataag tattcgttacttggatttcggaaacgatctcaaaagCAATGTTTAAgagaaagaataaaaaatataaagaagaaactgatcattaataaattattctga
- a CDS encoding PIR protein yields MLNSRVCGEFESIWKLFPDDLNASGEYYIGGGTIKNYCPKKNCDSDINKIDAGCLWLFNQFYGKPYNFSNYANDNIGIVVFIMIWLGYKLNKMLNKEFPNLKDFYSKNIQNVEEYKNSIDDVSEYKSYIDLINKNEYVINISNENMSKLYDLFKNLCKMYNEVSKTNKDRTKYSKYAKEFVKKYKDLNEDSNNVEGSSYKQILSTLSSEYTYFRNSYVNSNIRNIFPELITEKTPQVSITSKESQMHETSSEIPESRSEADVSDSQTTLFSSLTINKLIPIPFIFVATFILLGIAYKYSLFGFRKRPQKQYLREKLKK; encoded by the exons ATGTTAAATAGTAGAGTG TGTGGAGAGTTTGAAAGTATATGGAAGCTTTTTCCAgatgatttaaatgcatctGGAGAATATTATATTGGTGGTGGAACGATCAAAAACTACTGCCCTAAAAAAAACTGTGACAGCGATATCAATAAGATTGATGCTGGATGCTTATGGTTATTTAATCAATTTTATGGAAAACCATATAATTTTTCGAATTATGCAAATGACAATATTGGTATTGTTGTatttattatgatatggttaggctataaattaaataaaatgttaaataaagAATTTCCCAATTTAAAAGATTTTTATAGTAAAAACATTCAAAATGTCGAGGAgtataaaaattctatagATGATGTTTCGGAATATAAATCTTATATTgatcttataaataaaaacgaGTATGTGATAAATATTTCTAATGAAAATATGTCTAAACTTtatgatttatttaaaaatttgtgtaaaatgtataatgAAGTTTCAAAGACGAACAAGGatagaacaaaatattcaaaatatgctaaagaatttgttaaaaaatataaagatctTAATGAAGATTCTAATAATGTTGAAGGAAGTtcatataaacaaatattgtctacattatcaagtgaatatacatattttagaAATAGTTAcgttaattctaatatacGAAATATATTTCCAGAACTTATAACGGAAAAAACACCACAAGTTTCTATAACTTCTAAAGAATCACAAATGCATGAAACATCGAGTGAAATACCAGAATCAAGATCTGAAGCTGATGTATCAGATTCTCAAACAACACTATTTAGTTCATTGACAATAAACAAACTAATTCCAAttccatttatatttgttgcaacattcattttattaggaattgcatataag tattcgttattcggatttcggaaacgacctcaaaaacaatatttaagagagaagctaaaaaaataa
- a CDS encoding PIR protein has translation MNKQVCEKFDNLWYKFPDELDSDKNYKFQTENFLDNYCFNYECTSDYGKINAGFFYLFNGLFGLSGLFNPRETSNINVVEYIMIWLCYMLNLKSTQDDSFTNLNNFYKTNIENHEKYNSFIDLINNKKKLMNISSDKVSKLYKLFKILCEMYTKIDDDNKKCNNYLKDANKFVDEYQKLLNDKDTDNGNNSYNQLLCTLSTDYDNLKSKCSDSSSFPEIKTPKNCVKRSEQSSQLISGQNSEAIAQSPSITNKLFIVLSIFGAIAFFLGISYKYSLFGFRKRFQKQKLREKIKNIKKRVNH, from the exons ATGAATAAGcaagtg TGTGAAAAGTTCGATAATTTATGGTATAAATTTCCTGATGAATTGGACagtgataaaaattataaatttcaaACAGAAAACTTCTTAGATAATTATTGTTTTAATTATGAATGTACTAGCGATTACGGaaaaattaatgctggatttttttatttgtttaatgGACTCTTTGGGCTTTCTGGTTTGTTTAATCCTCGCGAAACAAGTAACATCAATGTTGTTgaatacattatgatatggttatGTTATATGTTAAATCTGAAGAGTACTCAAGATGACAGCTTCACCAatctaaataatttttataaaacaaatatagaAAATCACGAAAAGTATAATAGTTTCATTGatcttataaataataaaaaaaaattgatgaaTATTTCTAGTGATAAAGTGTCTAAACTTTATaagttatttaaaattttatgtgAAATGTATACTAAAATTGATGATGacaataaaaaatgcaaTAACTATTTGAAAGATGCTAATAAATTTGTTGATGAATATCAAAAACTCCTTAATGATAAAGATACTGATAATGGAAACAATTCATATAATCAACTATTGTGTACtttatcaactgattatgataatttaaaaagtaAATGTAGCGATAGTTCATCCTTTCCAGAGATAAAAACACCAAAAAATTGTGTAAAAAGATCCGAACAAAGTTCTCAACTAATTTCTGGACAAAATTCTGAAGCTATAGCACAAAGTCCGTCGAtaacaaacaaattatttatagttttatcgatatttggtgcaatagcattttttttaggaatttcttataag tattcgttatttggatttcggaaacgatttcaaaaacaaaaattaagagaaaaaataaaaaatataaagaagagagtgaatcattaa